From one Streptomyces sp. N50 genomic stretch:
- the trpA gene encoding tryptophan synthase subunit alpha, with amino-acid sequence MSGNIRLLSDTLAAAKAEGRAALIAYLPAGFPTVDGGIEAIKAAFDGGADIVEVGLPHSDPVLDGPVIQTADDIALRGGVKIADVMRTVRETHAATGKPVLVMTYWNPIDRYGVERFTAELAEAGGAGCILPDLPVQEAGLWREHAEKHGLATVFVVAPSSKDARLAEITKVGTGFVYAASLMGVTGTRASVGAQAQDLVERTRATTDTPVCVGLGVSNAQQAAEVARFADGVIVGSAFVKGMLDAPDDAAGVEAVRALAADLAKGVRGQA; translated from the coding sequence GTGAGCGGCAACATCCGGCTGTTGAGCGACACCCTCGCCGCCGCCAAGGCCGAGGGGCGCGCCGCGCTCATCGCCTATCTCCCGGCCGGGTTCCCGACCGTGGACGGCGGCATCGAGGCGATCAAGGCGGCCTTCGACGGCGGCGCGGACATCGTCGAGGTGGGCCTGCCGCACAGCGACCCCGTCCTCGACGGTCCCGTCATCCAGACCGCCGACGACATCGCCCTGCGCGGAGGCGTCAAGATCGCCGACGTCATGCGCACGGTCCGAGAGACGCACGCGGCGACCGGCAAGCCCGTACTCGTCATGACGTACTGGAACCCCATCGACCGCTATGGCGTCGAGCGCTTCACCGCCGAGCTGGCCGAAGCGGGCGGCGCCGGGTGCATCCTGCCCGACCTGCCCGTCCAGGAGGCCGGGCTGTGGAGGGAGCACGCCGAGAAGCACGGGCTCGCCACGGTCTTCGTGGTCGCGCCCAGCAGCAAGGACGCCCGCCTCGCCGAGATCACCAAGGTCGGCACCGGCTTCGTCTACGCAGCCTCCCTCATGGGCGTCACCGGCACCCGCGCGTCGGTCGGCGCGCAGGCACAGGACCTCGTCGAACGCACCCGGGCCACCACCGACACGCCCGTGTGCGTCGGACTCGGTGTCTCGAACGCCCAGCAGGCCGCCGAGGTGGCCCGCTTCGCGGACGGCGTGATCGTCGGCTCGGCCTTCGTCAAGGGGATGCTGGACGCGCCGGACGACGCGGCCGGCGTGGAGGCGGTCCGCGCCCTCGCGGCCGACCTCGCGAAGGGCGTGCGCGGACAGGCGTAG